The proteins below come from a single Erysipelothrix piscisicarius genomic window:
- a CDS encoding ABC transporter substrate-binding protein translates to MKKGVFKTFTVLMAALLVLTGCGKKTDKPEGEVVTLQLYQVGDAPKNLDELTDAINKISEEEIGVKVKFNYIGWGDYEQKMSVMVTAGDEFDLAFANNYTINAQKGAYADLTDLVKEHAKEFFDSVDPIYYDGNVIDGKLYGFPINGNVFAQQMLTFNSDYLNKYNIDVSNINSYADAEAALQTVKDNEPEVAPFAIGSGYKATLGNFDYILGDKLPFAINLDGDTTKIVNAYETSQGMETLKQIHGLYKKGLIPQDAATSTTGYALESPVWFMRQETQGPADYGDSLLSQVAGKEIISRPLNKPLKSTAQAQMGNFIVAINSKHKVESVKWLNLLNTNAQMMNTLIYGIEGEAWKK, encoded by the coding sequence ATGAAAAAAGGCGTTTTTAAAACGTTTACAGTTTTAATGGCTGCTTTACTTGTATTAACAGGTTGTGGCAAAAAAACTGATAAACCAGAGGGAGAAGTTGTAACGTTACAACTTTATCAAGTAGGGGATGCACCCAAAAATCTTGATGAATTAACGGATGCAATCAATAAAATTTCTGAAGAAGAAATTGGGGTTAAAGTTAAATTTAACTACATTGGTTGGGGAGACTATGAACAAAAAATGTCTGTAATGGTTACAGCAGGTGATGAGTTTGACTTAGCATTTGCGAATAACTATACCATTAACGCACAAAAAGGTGCTTATGCAGACTTAACCGATTTAGTCAAAGAACACGCGAAAGAGTTCTTTGATTCCGTAGATCCAATTTACTACGATGGTAACGTAATTGACGGTAAACTATACGGTTTCCCAATTAACGGGAACGTGTTTGCACAACAAATGCTTACATTTAACTCCGATTACCTAAACAAATACAATATTGATGTATCAAACATCAACAGCTACGCAGATGCGGAAGCAGCACTTCAAACGGTAAAAGATAATGAACCTGAAGTAGCACCATTCGCAATCGGTAGTGGCTACAAAGCAACTCTTGGAAACTTTGACTATATTTTAGGTGATAAGTTACCATTTGCAATCAACCTTGATGGCGATACAACAAAAATTGTGAATGCTTATGAAACATCACAAGGTATGGAAACCTTAAAACAAATTCACGGACTTTACAAAAAAGGATTAATTCCTCAAGATGCAGCAACGTCCACAACCGGATATGCACTTGAAAGTCCAGTATGGTTTATGCGACAAGAAACACAAGGACCTGCAGACTATGGTGATTCTCTACTATCACAAGTAGCGGGTAAAGAAATTATTTCACGTCCATTAAACAAACCTTTAAAATCTACAGCTCAAGCACAAATGGGTAACTTTATCGTTGCAATCAACTCAAAACATAAAGTTGAATCGGTAAAATGGTTAAACTTATTAAATACCAATGCACAAATGATGAATACATTGATCTATGGTATTGAAGGCGAAGCATGGAAAAAATAG
- a CDS encoding DUF3502 domain-containing protein, with amino-acid sequence MEKIDDNHLELLDGYKEDNHMAAWNTGNSALLLQQAKITDEMIAKRAEDTKNAPVSPILGFNFKTDEVKTEISALMNVMEEYSAVINTGTVDPEVKVPEFVEKLKAAGWDKVLDEMQSQYDAFQASK; translated from the coding sequence ATGGAAAAAATAGATGATAACCACTTAGAATTATTAGATGGTTATAAAGAAGATAATCATATGGCTGCATGGAATACAGGGAACAGTGCCCTTTTACTCCAACAAGCTAAGATTACCGATGAAATGATTGCGAAACGTGCAGAAGATACTAAAAATGCACCTGTTTCACCAATCTTAGGCTTTAACTTCAAGACAGATGAAGTTAAAACAGAGATCAGTGCTTTAATGAACGTTATGGAAGAATACTCAGCAGTTATCAATACGGGAACGGTTGATCCAGAAGTTAAAGTTCCAGAATTTGTGGAAAAACTTAAAGCAGCAGGTTGGGATAAAGTCTTGGATGAAATGCAATCACAATACGATGCATTCCAAGCAAGTAAATAA
- a CDS encoding DUF624 domain-containing protein: protein MVASTITNVFERVYTVMKMSLMFWALTLMGGVILGVGPAFLVLMDLYHEHGWEYRGYAWRNLVSCFKTHFKRGMRYCMLFWYRKS, encoded by the coding sequence ATGGTTGCTTCAACAATAACAAACGTCTTTGAACGCGTTTATACCGTTATGAAGATGAGTTTAATGTTTTGGGCACTCACCTTAATGGGTGGTGTTATTTTAGGTGTTGGTCCAGCGTTTCTTGTTTTGATGGATTTGTATCATGAACACGGTTGGGAATATCGTGGTTATGCATGGCGTAATCTTGTGTCATGTTTCAAAACTCACTTTAAACGTGGAATGCGTTACTGTATGCTGTTTTGGTACCGCAAATCTTGA